From a region of the Corallococcus coralloides DSM 2259 genome:
- the rplT gene encoding 50S ribosomal protein L20 codes for MRVKKGFKARRRRNRILKLAKGFRGRRKNCYRRANQAVERALDYATRDRAVRKRNFRSLWIVRINAAARTVGLSYSKLIAGLAKAKISLDRKVLSDLAIADPAGFAAIANIAKAA; via the coding sequence ATGCGCGTCAAAAAGGGTTTCAAGGCTCGTCGTCGTCGTAATCGCATTCTCAAGCTTGCGAAGGGCTTCCGCGGCCGTCGCAAGAACTGCTACCGCCGTGCGAACCAGGCCGTCGAGCGCGCCCTGGACTACGCCACCCGCGACCGCGCGGTGCGCAAGCGCAACTTCCGCTCCCTGTGGATCGTCCGCATCAACGCGGCCGCTCGCACCGTGGGCCTGTCCTACTCGAAGCTGATCGCCGGCCTGGCGAAGGCGAAGATCTCCCTGGACCGCAAGGTCCTGTCGGATCTGGCCATCGCGGACCCCGCGGGCTTTGCCGCCATCGCCAACATCGCGAAGGCAGCCTGA
- the rpmI gene encoding 50S ribosomal protein L35, which yields MPKLKTRSAAKKRFHVKKSGQVKFGKAFSKHLFTFSKTPKQKRGNRGTGHLRDMDAKKVIKELFPYGA from the coding sequence ATGCCCAAGTTGAAGACCCGCAGCGCCGCGAAGAAGCGCTTCCACGTGAAGAAGAGCGGCCAGGTGAAGTTCGGCAAGGCGTTCAGCAAGCACCTGTTCACCTTCTCCAAGACGCCCAAGCAGAAGCGCGGCAACCGTGGCACGGGCCACCTGCGCGACATGGACGCGAAGAAGGTCATCAAGGAGCTGTTCCCCTACGGCGCCTGA
- the infC gene encoding translation initiation factor IF-3: MVRDQRTNRRIRAREVRVVGPNAEQLGVMSLEAALARAQADGLDLVEISPMAKPPVCKIMDYGKFKYEEKKKASETKKKQVVVHLKEVKLRPKTEEHDYEFKVRNTRRFLEEGNKAKITIQFRGREITHKELGSAILDDVVKDLKEIAVVEQNPRMEGRQMFMILAPNPKVAQRARELARQQVEAAGKKQEGRPAVAAAVVSTSAVGNPAPVAAKE; the protein is encoded by the coding sequence ATCGTTCGCGATCAGAGAACCAATCGCCGTATCCGAGCCCGGGAGGTCCGCGTCGTCGGGCCCAACGCCGAGCAGCTCGGAGTCATGTCCCTCGAAGCAGCCCTGGCGCGCGCCCAGGCGGACGGTCTCGACCTCGTCGAGATCTCCCCCATGGCCAAGCCGCCGGTCTGCAAGATCATGGACTACGGCAAGTTCAAGTACGAGGAGAAGAAGAAGGCCTCGGAAACGAAGAAGAAGCAGGTCGTGGTCCACCTGAAAGAGGTGAAGCTCCGCCCCAAGACGGAGGAGCACGACTACGAGTTCAAGGTCCGCAACACCCGCCGGTTCCTGGAGGAGGGGAACAAGGCGAAGATCACCATCCAGTTCCGGGGTCGTGAAATCACCCACAAGGAGCTGGGGAGCGCGATCCTGGACGACGTGGTGAAGGACCTGAAGGAAATCGCGGTGGTGGAGCAGAACCCCCGGATGGAAGGGCGCCAGATGTTCATGATCCTGGCCCCCAACCCGAAGGTGGCCCAGCGTGCCCGGGAACTCGCCCGTCAGCAGGTGGAGGCGGCCGGAAAGAAGCAGGAAGGCAGGCCGGCGGTTGCCGCGGCGGTCGTTTCAACGTCGGCTGTAGGAAATCCTGCCCCCGTCGCGGCAAAAGAGTGA